The sequence TCATAATCACACCCATAAGTATAATGTATGATAAAAGCATCACCAACTTCTAAGTCCCAAGGTGGCTGAAAAACAGAATCAAACTACCATCTATGGAAATAACTGCACGAGCTGCCTAATATGGATGATTACATGATATGTTTTATCGATGATGGTGACATGACAGTTAACCAAACTTCACCTGAATCATAAAGTCCTTGTGTAAGATGTTGCCCACTCCATGGATAGCAGATGCTACAGCATATCCATACCTGTTTACGGAAAATACATATGACAAATAATTAGATACCCACTTAAATCCTGGACAAAATAGCATTTAATTTGTTAATAATCTTGGAATACACAATAAATCCAGATTAAAGATTAGACAAATTGAGGAAATAAGAAACTATTTGGCATGTATTACATTTCAAGAACCCAGCCAAAAGCTTTATCTGCGTCAGGATCTTTTTTCATGGCAATGGAAATATTCATCCATGTAGGTGCAATCCTTGCAAGAGATCCCTAGTAAATCAGGGAGAGATTAGTTACGTAAATCTGAGCGGAtgcttaaaagaaaagaaaagcttaCCTTCTCAATTATCACAGGAGAATTTCCTATAGGATCAATCTTAGTGATTGGCCCCTTGTCTTCAGGGAAGAACTTACGCAACACTTTCTCATTTTTCTCTGGCTCAATATAGAAGAAAGGGAAAGCTGCTGCGCGACCATCCCTTGACAAATTTGGGATAGGCTTGACAATAATATGATCAGGCTCTGCCATCAAGATATACCTGCACATAGTATGAAACTACTAATCTACTGAATCTGGAGAATGATTGCTACTTATCAAATAAACCTATATTAAACTTACTCTTCCTTTATGTATGCCTTCTGAATCCACTGAACAAATGCCCACGGCCTATTCAGAACAATGTATCCCTGAGATGTTAGGATGAACTATGTtacaaaaaaggaaaagaaaaaaaaacaagctgcATCAAGTTCCTATTAATAATATAATGGTCGGTCATAAACTCCTCTAAGCGTTTGAACTGTAAAATCTCTTGAGCAATACTTGAAGTTTAAAATCATCAGTTGCAGCCAACAAAAATAAGCAATCGATAGGATGCAGCCAAGCAGCAACAGTTTGCATTTCGCAATAGGATGTTctatgatgatgacaagcctgCAGCCCACCCCACGGGATTGTTAGCAACTTGCTGCCTGCACCGGTGGTTTTAACTTGTTTCAGACGCAATATGATGAAAAGGCTGTAATCAGCAGATCCCTTTTCACCACGTGTGGTCCTTGCGGCCAATCTGCTCCTGTTTTTTTTCCTATCAACGTCGCCGTCACTACTCCCTTACTCCTCATTTTCCCTCGTACCACTACCACATGCTTGTACAAGCCAAAGCAGCACAGTTGTTATTTGCCCAGAGGACAGAGGTTTTATTTGCCCAGAGGACAGGTTTTATGCTGAAACAATGTCACCGCATAAGCTTGTAACGACTAATATTTGTTTTTCTGTATCAACTTGGCCCTCACTACTTCCGCTCGTCCCTTGTCCCACATGCTTGTACTCCAGCGACATATTTGTCCAGAGGTTTTATGTCTCATGAATTTTGGCCTGATTTTTCCAGTTAAGGAGGAGCAGGACAGCAGCTGAGCAGCAGGACGACAGGATTTTGCTAAGACCTTAGATCTGTACGTGTCAATTTCTAGTGAGTAGTGATACGAAGCTCAAGCAGTGCAAACCACTGGTTCCTAGATACTCCAAGAAATACTGTGACTGTGAGGTTCATGTTTCTCTGGTTCCTACAAATCACTGATGAGTGGTGAACACTGATCAGCTGAAATCaaataaatactgaaatatTTCACAGGTTTATTTTAGAACATTAACCAGCAATTCACATGACTCCACCTGTCCACCATCGCTCCTTGATAAACACACAGATTTTTCTGTTGGGTTTTCTGTTTCACTCAACGTCCATACGCATTTCTACAGAATTCCAACTAACCAGAGAACCAGCGAAAAAGCATGGAACAGCGTGGCGAAATTGATTGCTGTTTCGTCAAGCGAAAGCAACAGTGCGGCAGTTACCTGATCCCCTTCGGCGAGCGGGTCGGCGACGAAGGTGGGGATCTCGTCGACGAACTCGTCGGGCTTCCCGGAGTGCAGGATCCTGGTGAACCCGCccatctcgccgccgcccggcgcccgccgcgcctccttGAACCAGTGGTACATGACGCGGCACTGCCACGTGTTGTACACGGACCCCGAAGCGGTCACCGCGGTGTGGAACGGCCTCGGCCGCCCGGCGGACCCTGCGGCGCCGAAGCGGcgggaggacgcggcggcggcggtggcggtggggaaggaggaggaggaggcgaggggCAGGAGGCCGGAGCGGGAGGAGAGGAGCGCGTTGTAGGTGAGGAGCGCCGCGGCGATCGCCACAAGGACCAGCGgcagcgcgccgcggccgcacggcgccgcggccatggcgtgtggcggtggcgcggcgggtgCTCCCGCGAGCTCGGGGAGTGGTGCGAGTGGGATACAGGGAGACAGCCGAGGCGTGGCGCGTGTGCGCCTTGAATCAGGGGACTGGTGAGGCGAGGCTGGCGTCCTGGTGAAGACTCTCTCTCGGAGCACGTGTTCTGGAAGGGCATTCTCCGGATCCTTTATAATTtgggtcttgtttagttgcaaattttaaaattttaaatatatcacatcgaatagtaatcttacatgcatagaatattaaatttaaacaaaataaacaactaattacataatttgtttgtaaattacgagacaaatataatcttactattactaattggaggctccttcagGTGATGTCGCCTAGGATCCTAGGTAGAtagtctaaaaaaataaagaaatcctacaaattctCACCAAAATCAGAAATATTTggccatcaattcggcaactctaatcataatagtcactAGTAAAGTGCACGTGCGGCACACACGTGTTTCTGCATGTGTTTAAAATAAAAAACAGGCTTTGGATTCGATCATAGTTGTCATTCGCCTATTAAAAAACACTTTACTTAATATAGTTAGTGAAGGCACATAACTATACAAGTCACCCAGCATTATGCCAATTAAATAACCGCTTAGAACAATTGTAAacacttaaaagaaaaatactcACATTTTGTGTCACAAGGATTCAGAACTTCAAAGGTACGGGTACCTGTGTGTTACCTGTGCAGTATTCCCTTCACATGAGAataaataaatttgaaaatctgaaaataggTCTCTCTTGGACTTAAAATGAATTCTCTTCATTATTAGAGCATCTCCGGCGGTCCCCCGATCCCCAATCCAACTACCATATTCGGAGGGTAGATAAAAAAATAGTGCTCCAGCAATCTCCCAAAACCTTTCCCTTTTTCTAATAATTATTGGGACAATCCAATAATTCACCCCAACTCTCCCTAAATAAATTAGGAGGAGTTGTGATTCTTCCAATAAGATAGTTGGATTGGGAGAATGTTATTGGGAGACTGCGAAAGTAAGTCCCCCAATAATCCTAAAACTTCTATTGAGATCCCAATACCAGTTATTGGAAAAAGGATTATTGGAAATCCTAAAACTTCTATTGAGATTCCAATACCAGTTATTGGAAAAGGATTACTGGAGGACTGATAAAGATGCTCTTGGGCACACTTAGAAGATCCTTAACCCATTcactaaaattaaaaacatttcCATGAAATCTCATAAAGATGCAGCTACAAAACCATAAAGCTTGACATATTTGCCTCGGCAATGATAACTATATTTCCCAGTTCACTTCCAAACTATCTGGTTCGAAAGACACTTTGACCAAAACACAAATCCTCCAATATGCACTTTAAGCTTATGTGGGTATCCTATTTGTAAAACCCAGCTTAGCCCCCATGCTGGGTATCCAACTTTCATAGAGAAAATACACAGTGGGAGTTGCATAAACTAATTTATTATCATTCATTGAGTCCATAACATACTGTCAAAGCTTTCCATGGCAAACTACAGAATCCAGGagcataatatttttttatggaaCAGGAGAGGCAAGCCCCTACTGGTTATGTATTAGAAAAAGTCATATACAACAAGacaaaaataaaagaacaaaATTATATACAACAGGGAGTCTATCCATTCGACAATTGTCGCGAAGTACTTTTTGTGCTCCATGGGTAACCATGGCAAGTTCACACTTGAAATCTTGACATCTTTGCACTGATGGCAtctcattataaaaaaatgagTGTATTCCTTATTGACCATATGCTCACATTATTTCCAAGGATTGCATATTTTCATATTCAGATAAGCTATAATGAGTCTGCAAAAGGGTGAAGAAGAATAAATGTAAAACTAATTGCCCCAAATGCAAGACCATTTATCTTCTGAATTTGGCATTACCTGGTCTGAAGGTGATCAAGCAGTAGGCAGTATTGTTCATGTGCTTGGACTAATAGAGGCAGATGGAAGAGTGAATGAAATGTTCAGCTGTAGCTGCATTCATCAGAGAGATATTCTTGTTCCATGCAAAGGAGGAGAACCGTGGGTAAGCAAGTTTTGGCATCATATCACACCAGAGGTCATCCATAGAGAAATTGAGCTTCCATTGTCTGGAGCACAATATAAGCCTGAACCATATGGAAATACTTGGAAAAAATGATTTCAGCTAACAACCCATTGATTCATCCAACTGATCCTCATTCAAAAAAGCAAGCAACAGGTTAAGGGAAATTCTGAGAAAGGACCATAACAAAAGCCATGAACGATGACACTGCCATCATGTGTACTTGTGTACTTTGATTCGCTAACAAGCATTTTTACAAACTATCATCAGATTATGAATCGCGACAAGAGGTTTAACCTTCCCCAGAATCAAAATCTTCATGGTCGCGCATTATATCGTGAGCAAAAATTAATGTATCTGGATTGCACAAATGCACAGGCAACGAATGATATTTTGGATCCATATTCCCAGTTCTAACTACTATGTTTAATCACTTTAGCACCAGCAACAAATTATGGTACCTTGGATCCACAAATCAAAGATGATCAAGAATGTGCCATATATTAATAACTGAGTGGAGTAAAATCAGAACCAATTGAATTTGCCAGAAGTAATAACCTGGTTTGTAGTAGTATTTTGCAGCTCCTTTCTGAGTGTGGTAGCAAACCTTGCAATTTACAGTCCCTGGGGACAAGCATGCATTGAATGAGAATTGTGCTCTTGTGCAGCATGAATAAGGACTTACGGTATAGTGCACTGTATCACAAGCACAAATGCCATTTTAAATAAGTTTGAACCTCGAAAAAAATTCAGCGTTCTCACAAAGCTCATATATGTTGATACTCAAGCTATGTTTAGAAAACACATTTGACCATCTAAGTAGACACTCATTTAAGGCGATTCATCCAGCAGCTTCGATGTATTGTTATATACATCTGACCAGTGACCATTGGATGATCGAGTGTGTAAGTGATAGGTCTTGCCCATCAAAAACACATAATCAATATATAGCTAGTTAACTGGGAAAGAAATTTTAATCTACAAACTAACTTGTGACAACACTTTGAAATAAAAATGTATGTTATTTTGGTTGGTCCTTGCAAAATAAATTTAGTCACTAATTGGTTTACTGTCAGGCTATCAGATATGCCATCATTAGAACATTTGCTATGTGCTGCATTCAGTGATTCTTAACTTTTAGATTGGAAATTGGATGTGAGGAACATATATTCAGTAATCAAAGCACGGCTATATAACATTATAAAGAATATAGTTATCATGACACCCAATTTACCCAAATACCAGAAACAAACAGACCAATTATGTCTGCATAAGAAAACCTAATAAGATCCTTCTTTTGGCAATTACTGATAGTGATTCTATTGTCTAGAGAAAGAAACTAAAGAACGAAAAGTAATATATGGTGCAGGAGTGCTGAGGGCCTGGGTCTCGTGCAAGCCAGACTTGCCTAGTGCTGGCCCGCAGCCCTGATAATTAAGACACCTACCTTGTTGCTAGCTTGGCTACCTGGGAGCTCAGAGAGGATGCGGACGCTGGGATCCATGGCGAGCACCGCACGCCGCCGAGGATGGGGACGCGCCGCCCCAGCCGTGTGCGGCGCGCCTAGCGAGGACGCGGTGCTGAGGTCCCCGTGCGGCCCGGCCGCTGCTGTCGCCGCCGCTTCCATGGACGGGGCATGCCGCCCCACCGCCTGTCGAGGATGCAGACGTGCCGCCCAGCCGTGTGCGGCGCGCCTAGTGAGGACGCGGTGCCGAGGTCCCCGTGCCCCCTGGCCGCTGCTGTCGTCTGCCGCCGCTTCCGTAGACGGGGGCGTGTCATCGGGAAGGAGGCGGCCAATGTTTTTCACGCGCCCAGAGAAGGGGGCGGGTACGACAGCGGGTACGTGGGAGGGCGCggtgagaaaaaaaatttagttttttttttggcagaaaTGCTCTCTAACTCGAGGTTTTAAGGTGTCTTCACCTCCACCTATTTCCCTCGGCCCTGACACACGGGTCCGGTGTGAGGGGTACGGCGGGCCAAATTTAAATGAGAAAGGTTTCCAAttattttcgatctttatagtacAGATTCGCATAGACGCTTGTGCGACACGCACGTGatttaaaaaaactaattagcttttaattcaaaaatacaTTGAATTATATagtattaattaaattaatattcAAATTACTAAAAATATGTAATATGATAGATGTCGCTACTATCTCGAAGTTTAGGTCAATATGAACCTATGGCAACTTCTTGTTAATTATAATCTGAATTTACAAAATAACTTCACGTTACACTACACAAAATAGTAGGTAAAATGTTAAGGCAGTTATCTTGAGGTGGAACCTCATGGATTCAGTATGGTTTGTCATCCTCTGATGCCCAGAAACATGACTCGTTTCTGGCGACTCATTTTAACAGGCTTTGTGATTTGCAAATTGAGTCGGAGACGACCCCATTCTGCAGTCTTCTTGTGCCAAACACCTATTTTCTTCCTTTCCTATTTGCGATTTCTGGTCACGCTTTCCTCTTCCGCTGTCAACTGGCACCACCACCTCGCACCTCCCCCGTCAGCTTCGCCCCGCATGGTCCCGTGGAGCTTTCCAGGAGATGCCAGtgccggccacggcggcgtccaTGCGCGGCACGAAGGCGGCCGGCCCGAGACAAGCTGCGCGGCGACTGGACCGCATGCTGGACGGGCGCCGGGGGCGGGCCGCCCGAATATTCCTCGCGCTGGCGTACGCGGCCGCGATGCTCATGCTCGCcacgggcgacggcgaggggctGGGTGCCGGCATCATGGTGGAggtcgcggcgccggcggagcccGGGTCGGTGTGCCGCAGCCACCTCGTGTTCAAGCGGTTCCTCCAAAAAATGTGCGCCTTCACCTCGCGGCCTAATCGGGTGAATGCCCAATTCCGAGTCTCCATTGCATTCGTCTGGTGGGAAACCGACGGAAGCGCAAGTCGTGGACAGTCCCCACTGCACCATCCTCGCGAGGCCGGGCGGAGCGGCTCCCAGCGCGGCTGCAATCGGGTTCTGCCCCAAGCGGCTCCCTCGCCGCAGCCACCGGGTTCCGCCCCGCCCCGCTCCCTTGCCGGCGGGGCTGGCCGTCGAGCTCTCCACCCCGCCCTGCTGATCTCCGTGGCGTCGCTCGACTCGGTCTCGTGCTCAGCGTCCTATCGCTCCCCGTCCGTGTCCTTGTCCTTGTCGCCCTCGATCTCGAGGGTGTTCTTCCTGGCGtcggcggtgggggcggtggGCCCGCGGACCTTTGGTTAGCTAGCGGCCTAATCAAGCTACGCCTCCATCAATCTCTAGCTAGCCTAATCAAATGTTTTAGTGGGGGAGGATCTGTCCTCGTCGTCGTGGGCGCCGGGGAGGGCGACAGCGACGGCcgtgaccggccggccggccgcgcgcgcacgcgaaaCGGAGAGGGAAAGCGGCAAAGGACTACGCCTCGGGGTGCGTACTGGGCGATTCGGCGATCTCCCtcagctcgctcgctcgcctccCGCTGCGGCCTTTGCGTGATCGGCTCAACCTCGGACAGGATGCGCGCCAGGTTAGAGGGTACGCGCGGGCGGGTAAGGTATCGACcggtgagagaaaaaaaaagtttgggcAGAAACATCCCCCGACATCTAATTTTTATGGGTAAACACTCCCTCCCATCTCCCTCGgccctgacatgtgggtccaacATGAGGGGTACGGCGGATCCGAGTCAGGTGAAAAaagttttcaattgttttcgatctttatagtatagattagatctgttatttttttatctttttttaataaattacccacatttgCCCTTACGGAAATATAAACtaaaataaacccctacacatgtactccctccgtatctGAAAAGAAAGCCGTTTAGGACAGGAGCACGCATACCAAGGAGTGATTAATTAGGGTAGAGTTTACCCCTATTAAATAGGGTCGCGGAAACTTCTAGACCACAAGCAAGTCCGGCTTCAAATTGGTTGGCACAAGGAGCCTCAATGCAAGAGGTCGCGGGATCGACTCCTGGCGGGCTTGTTTTTTGTTGGGGGTCCGTTTTTTGCTCTTTCGCAgaatggtgctcgtgcgcgcgctggttttttttttgcttgttcGCTGTGCATGGCGCTCGTGCGCGCGCTGGTTTTTTTTTGCTCGTTCGCTGCATGGCGCTCGTGCGCGCGCTGGGATCG comes from Panicum virgatum strain AP13 chromosome 4K, P.virgatum_v5, whole genome shotgun sequence and encodes:
- the LOC120702806 gene encoding hydroxyproline O-arabinosyltransferase 1-like, with protein sequence MAAAPCGRGALPLVLVAIAAALLTYNALLSSRSGLLPLASSSSFPTATAAAASSRRFGAAGSAGRPRPFHTAVTASGSVYNTWQCRVMYHWFKEARRAPGGGEMGGFTRILHSGKPDEFVDEIPTFVADPLAEGDQGYIVLNRPWAFVQWIQKAYIKEEYILMAEPDHIIVKPIPNLSRDGRAAAFPFFYIEPEKNEKVLRKFFPEDKGPITKIDPIGNSPVIIEKGSLARIAPTWMNISIAMKKDPDADKAFGWVLEMYGYAVASAIHGVGNILHKDFMIQPPWDLEVGDAFIIHYTYGCDYDKEGKLTYAKIGAWRFDKRQYTEKPPPRNLPLPPDGLPNRIPQSVVTLVKMVNEATASIPNWDSYAAG